The Vibrio tarriae genome includes the window CCACACCAGTCTAGTTGCACCAGTAGTTCGGGTTGTTCATCACCATTGAGATCGTACTTCAACCAGCGATATTGAGTATTGTCTGGCGACGTTTGGTGCAGGTTAAAATAGCGGCGAATCGCCTGATCAACATCCTCTTCATAGTCAGCGCGTCCTGCGATTTGCTGAGCATGAATGGCCGCTTGTCCTACGGCAGGGGGCGCAGCGCTTTCATTCAACTCGACCAGAGAGCGAAACAGCACTAAACCTCCATCGGCGATGTTATAAACCGATTGACCAACCTTCTCTTGTGTCGCTGTTAGCTGATAACCCTCACGAGTGAAAATGCGCTCGGAGAGCAAGTACTGCTGCTGGTGGCGAGTCATCACCACTTGGATCTGATTGGGGTTGAGCTGCTGCCAGTAGCCTTGCTCCACGACAGCCGGTTCGCCATTAGCATACTCATAGCGAGTCTGCGCGGTGTGATCTTTTTCCAAGGTTAAGTTGACACTAAAGCCCGTCTGTTCGGTCGAGCTGGCAAAGTAGACGCCGCTCCATTCAAGGGTAGGATCAAGATTAGCTAAGGTCGCACAGCCTTGGTATTGGCCGCCTTTTAGGGTGAGTTTAGAGCGCCATTGGTAAAGGTTATCGCTCATACCATCGCGACATTGCCCTTGTTCTAACAGCAGTTCACCACCATCAAATTGGTAGCGTCGTTTATCTTGGCTCAGTTGACTGCGTGTGATCGAAAATTGTTGCTTTTCACCGCCCATAGGTTGGAATTGCAGCCCGCCATCCACAAAACGCATTGACCAAAAAGGCTCATTACCAAACGCACGGGTTGGGCTAAGAGGCTGCTCACAGCCGCGGCTTTCATTGCTCAGTTGATTGATGCTCTGCACCTCAATTCGCGCCACATAATCACCGTTAAACCCCGTTTGGCTTGGTGGTGTGAGTGTGCCGACAAGCTCACCATACAGAGGTTGGTAAGGACTACGATTCAGCGCCATCGCTTCATTCAGTTGCTCTGGCGAGAGATTAAGCCAGTATTGCTGATGGCTGCCACACGGCGTAAAGCGTCGCACCTCATGGCCCACGACCACCTCTCCACGCAGCATAAAGCTTTGTGGTTGAATGGTTTCCGGTTTATCGAGGGTCGCTGGAATAATTGGAGTGGAGTCAGGATCTACACTGACGGAGGTGGTGTTGGTGCACGCTTGCAACAGCATAGCGAGCGACATGGCGCAGAAGGGCAAAGCTCTCATTGATCAATTCCTTTGGCTCGAGATGGAATGGGGATGTTTGGTCGCAAAAATTATCGCACAAACTTAAAGACAAGCTAAACCGTCACAGGGTTCAATTGACAGAGTGCAGACAAAGGAGCGTATTGTTTGAGAGCGGTTTCGCCATTTTGCGCGGTGAGTGGCTAAGGAACGGTGCAGAAAATAGCCAACGGCAGCGTTAGGCTGCCGTTGAGTGGTGCTCAGGTGATGCGCATTTATGGCTTAACCTGAGCGCAATAGGCACCGAGTGAGACGTGGGTGGGATTAAAACAGATGCTGATGCAGGTAATGCGCTACCGCATCATCGGCGTTACTGCCGATCACTTCATTATCCGGCAGGGCGTTAAACACTTTTTCATGGGCTGTGCCCATGACTAAGCCTTTTCCGGCCATTGAGAGCATTTCGACATCATTCATGCCGTCCCCAAACGCGATACAGTTTTCAAGGCTAAGGTGAAGAGATTCGGCCACAGCTTGCAGCGCATCGCCTTTTGATACGCCCGCACACATGACTTCTAGGCACCAAGGTGTTGAAAAAGCCACGTTGAGTTTATCGCCAAAGCGCTGATTCAGTAAGGTTTCGTACTGCACCAAATGTTCGTGATCTTGGTCTTCTTGAGTGAAGAAAATTTTCGCGATGCCATCGGTTGGGGCGTTATTAACATCAAAGACGCGATAGGTAAAACCAGAGTCTTCATGGAAGTCGCGCAGGATCTCATCTTCTTTATTGAGCATCCATTCGTCATTACGGTACAGATGCACGAACAACTGCTCATCGTGTTTAACGACATCGATGATGGCTTGCACCAAATCTTGCGGTACATTTTTGCTGTACATCAGTTGGTCATTTTGGTCATGCACTCGCGCACCGTTTGAGGTGATCATATACGCAGGAATTCCCGCGATTTCACGAATCCCCGCGACATCAATGTGGTGACGGCCTGTCGCGAAAATAAAGGTAAATCCTTTATCGTGCAGCTGTTTCAAAGTCTGTTTCGAAAATTCGCTCAACTGATGGTTCGGGGCGAGTAAGGTGCCGTCGAGATCCGACGCCACGATTTTATACGGATGTTTGTGTGCTGAAGTGGTCATAAAACTCTCTGTTTCTCGGTTGGCCGGATGAGC containing:
- a CDS encoding Cof-type HAD-IIB family hydrolase yields the protein MTTSAHKHPYKIVASDLDGTLLAPNHQLSEFSKQTLKQLHDKGFTFIFATGRHHIDVAGIREIAGIPAYMITSNGARVHDQNDQLMYSKNVPQDLVQAIIDVVKHDEQLFVHLYRNDEWMLNKEDEILRDFHEDSGFTYRVFDVNNAPTDGIAKIFFTQEDQDHEHLVQYETLLNQRFGDKLNVAFSTPWCLEVMCAGVSKGDALQAVAESLHLSLENCIAFGDGMNDVEMLSMAGKGLVMGTAHEKVFNALPDNEVIGSNADDAVAHYLHQHLF
- a CDS encoding COG3650 family protein, with the protein product MRALPFCAMSLAMLLQACTNTTSVSVDPDSTPIIPATLDKPETIQPQSFMLRGEVVVGHEVRRFTPCGSHQQYWLNLSPEQLNEAMALNRSPYQPLYGELVGTLTPPSQTGFNGDYVARIEVQSINQLSNESRGCEQPLSPTRAFGNEPFWSMRFVDGGLQFQPMGGEKQQFSITRSQLSQDKRRYQFDGGELLLEQGQCRDGMSDNLYQWRSKLTLKGGQYQGCATLANLDPTLEWSGVYFASSTEQTGFSVNLTLEKDHTAQTRYEYANGEPAVVEQGYWQQLNPNQIQVVMTRHQQQYLLSERIFTREGYQLTATQEKVGQSVYNIADGGLVLFRSLVELNESAAPPAVGQAAIHAQQIAGRADYEEDVDQAIRRYFNLHQTSPDNTQYRWLKYDLNGDEQPELLVQLDWCGTGGCTLLIFDQHNQQWRFNSRITLVQNPIRLGKQTHHGWQDLLFNVSGGGAKPAIHRLQYNGISYPTNPSVAPEANAEQISQVVLFADGLSPRQSGIKL